The DNA segment ATTTTTAGTAGCAAGATGATGATGGCTGCTAGGTGGGACAGATCGCCGGTTAGCCTGAAGATATTCATGTTTCAGAAGACGTGAAAGGACTAAATACAGCGCAGTGATCCAAAAAGAGGCTCAGAGGACCTCAAATGCGTGGCCTTATCGCTTTGGGGTGAAAATAACAGGATAAAGTGACTGTAGCTCGCTAAGATTGGGGGAAAATGGCGAGTGATGCGCGACGTGGCTCGGAGGCGTGACGAAAACTATAATAGCCAATAGGAAATCAGATCCGCTTCTGGTTTCGACCAATAAAAAGAGCACTTTATACTGTTGTCATAATATATGCTCACTCACGTTGCGTTTATGCGGGAAAAACAACACTCGGAATTTTTTTATTCGGCGCTCACACATAGTCAAGCAAAACGTAATTTCTCGAACGTGCAACAATTTGCGTCTGTCAATACCGCTGCGATTAAAATAAAGAGCATactggagaaagaaaaaagccaaATATGGCATCTTTCAGTTGGAAAATGTAATCATATTCTTTATTTAGGAACTCACTGCATTAGAATACAAATATTGCTTGTGTCAGGATTCACGAAGCAATACTCAGACATGTCTAAACCGTTGGCATCGAAAGCGTAAGGTGAAACTACGCAAAAAGAGTAGATCGAGTAACAGCTTATCAGTGGAATCCTCTTCCACTCCTCCATGGTGGATGTTTATTTCCAGCTTAATTTCAATCGGTACTGAAATTGACTGCACAACACTGATTTCAATATATGTGCTTTTCAGAACaggttttgttaaaaaaaataaaatgggtcTTTGAGGGAACCTTAATCTACCACTATCGTCTATACAAGtataaaaatggatggatcagTCATTGAAATCACGCAAATGAATGTGCGTTGAGATTTGATTTTTCACATTGACGTGGAAAGGTCAACAATTTACTTTCTACTtcccacataaaaacataacagtacaatacagcgaTGCGTACCATCCCTACACAGCTCAAGCtaagggaaaaaaagtcaccCTTTCTTACAACTGATGAGGTATCACTGTctcaaaagatttttttgtcttttttcacaTCAATTTGACTTGAAAGCCTTTTGGCAAAATAGGTGCACCCTCACACCTAGCTCCGTTCTTCATTGAACAAACTCTTCCGTCACGTTCGAcgccttcaaaacaaaaactgcATCGTCGAGAACATAGTATTTGTTGTACATGTCCCCTTCACAGAGATACGGCAATCGGGTCACAGTCTCTACCTCGAATCCTGACTTTCGGAAGACGTCATGCGACAGACTGGTTACTTGCTCCTCCCACGTCTTCCCTTGTACGACGAGGTGTTCTTGGGGACGCTGCCATCTCCCACCTATCAAGAAATCACACAGAATTGGTGACCAAAAAATCCTTTCACATGGAATTCCATAAGCCACCATTCAGAAGAAGGTGAAAAAATTCCATTCCCTAAAAAGACAAACCGATTCGGACTGGTGTGAACTGACCAACTTCTATGTAAGGCTGGAAGGGGAGAACAGCAGCCAGAACGAGGCGTCCGGTGTGGGGAACGAGCGATCGCCTGATGTCCCGCAGGAGATGTAGAGGATCCTCGCAGCGGTCCAACAGGTTGAGACAACTGATGACATCGTACTGAAGGCCGCTCCGCTGCCACTCGTCGATACCCATCAACCTGTGGATGAAAGGACAAATACAAATAAGAAGATTCCCTAAACGTATTTTGAtgccgatttaaaaaaaaaaaaaacttttccacCAATAATGGAGGGGTGTAGAGTGAATGGGTGGAGGACTATTTAGTGTCCAAATCCTTACATGAAATTCCTCCTTTGCAAATGCCATTTCATCGGCGGCGAGACCTCGGTAACATAAATTTCCCTGAAATGGCCTCTCATAATTTCCGTGACAGCACCATCACCAGCTCCGAGGTCCAGAA comes from the Syngnathus typhle isolate RoL2023-S1 ecotype Sweden linkage group LG18, RoL_Styp_1.0, whole genome shotgun sequence genome and includes:
- the mettl9 gene encoding methyltransferase-like protein 9 isoform X1, which codes for MCHLQLRTLIFVAWVLGYVVFLHSLRMTAKYARGSLARSLLVNMMNEGEGTSMETQEWYTFCPDLLGESLRPLLVQSHLDSGTKAFLKQSIEKSNWLFTQLYHSFVSSVLTPMVSRTSINGFLGRGSMFVFSVEQFEKLLKIGPDWKADKLLDLGAGDGAVTEIMRGHFREIYVTEVSPPMKWHLQRRNFMLMGIDEWQRSGLQYDVISCLNLLDRCEDPLHLLRDIRRSLVPHTGRLVLAAVLPFQPYIEVGGRWQRPQEHLVVQGKTWEEQVTSLSHDVFRKSGFEVETVTRLPYLCEGDMYNKYYVLDDAVFVLKASNVTEEFVQ
- the mettl9 gene encoding methyltransferase-like protein 9 isoform X2, with amino-acid sequence MTAKYARGSLARSLLVNMMNEGEGTSMETQEWYTFCPDLLGESLRPLLVQSHLDSGTKAFLKQSIEKSNWLFTQLYHSFVSSVLTPMVSRTSINGFLGRGSMFVFSVEQFEKLLKIGPDWKADKLLDLGAGDGAVTEIMRGHFREIYVTEVSPPMKWHLQRRNFMLMGIDEWQRSGLQYDVISCLNLLDRCEDPLHLLRDIRRSLVPHTGRLVLAAVLPFQPYIEVGGRWQRPQEHLVVQGKTWEEQVTSLSHDVFRKSGFEVETVTRLPYLCEGDMYNKYYVLDDAVFVLKASNVTEEFVQ